The following proteins are encoded in a genomic region of Longimicrobiaceae bacterium:
- the cimA gene encoding citramalate synthase, with translation MSSGAPGKVLLYDTTLRDGTQREGLSLSVEDKLRIARELDEFGVHYIEGGWPGSNPKDAEFFSRARHLNLKNARITAFGSTRHARNRCEDDPNIQALVEAETPVVALVGKTSTLHVEKVLETTLEENLRMISESIAYMKALGKEVVFDGEHFFDGYRLDPEYALATARAAAEAGADFVVLCDTNGGSLPEDVSEIVQAVRGAVDVPLGIHTHNDGGLAVANAMAAVRAGCVQVQGTINGYGERCGNMDLVPLIANLQLKLGYEVVAPEQLRRLTEVSHFVADLVNLNPDAHAPYVGRSAFAHKGGIHVAAVHKLASSYEHIDPSLVGNETRIVVSELAGRRNVRMRAEAMGLKLEGLDRRVLTRIKELESQGFQFEAADGSFEMLVRRMAPDYEPPFTLLGYHVIVDKQGNSGARVHAMIKLQVGEQVMHTAAEGAGPVEAMDHAIRKALLPHYPELEQVHLVDYKVRIIDAHLGVAARPRVVIESAAGEERWSTVGCSPNIIEASWQALWDSLELPLLRNAERRQTVEVVAG, from the coding sequence ATGTCGAGCGGCGCCCCCGGAAAGGTCCTCCTCTACGACACCACGCTGCGCGACGGGACGCAGCGCGAGGGGCTCTCCCTCTCGGTCGAGGACAAGCTGCGCATCGCCCGCGAGCTGGACGAGTTCGGCGTGCACTACATCGAAGGGGGCTGGCCCGGCTCGAACCCGAAGGACGCCGAGTTCTTCTCCCGGGCCCGTCACCTGAACCTGAAGAACGCACGCATCACTGCCTTCGGCAGCACGCGGCACGCCCGCAACCGCTGCGAGGACGACCCGAACATCCAGGCGCTGGTCGAGGCGGAGACTCCCGTGGTGGCGCTGGTCGGGAAAACCTCCACCCTGCACGTGGAGAAGGTTCTCGAGACCACGCTGGAGGAGAACCTCCGCATGATCTCGGAGAGCATCGCCTACATGAAGGCTCTGGGGAAAGAGGTCGTCTTCGACGGGGAGCACTTCTTCGACGGCTACCGCCTCGATCCGGAATATGCCCTGGCGACCGCCCGGGCGGCGGCAGAGGCCGGAGCCGACTTCGTGGTGCTCTGCGATACGAACGGGGGCTCCCTGCCGGAGGATGTGTCCGAGATCGTGCAGGCAGTGCGCGGGGCGGTAGACGTGCCGCTGGGCATCCACACGCACAACGACGGGGGCCTCGCCGTCGCCAACGCTATGGCGGCGGTCCGCGCCGGGTGCGTCCAGGTGCAGGGAACGATCAACGGCTATGGCGAGCGCTGCGGCAACATGGATCTGGTGCCGCTGATCGCCAACCTGCAGCTCAAGCTGGGATACGAGGTGGTCGCCCCTGAGCAGCTGCGCCGCCTGACCGAAGTCTCGCACTTCGTGGCGGACCTGGTGAACCTGAACCCGGACGCCCACGCGCCGTACGTCGGCCGCAGCGCCTTCGCCCACAAGGGCGGAATTCACGTGGCTGCCGTACACAAGCTCGCGAGCAGCTACGAGCACATCGATCCGTCCCTGGTAGGCAACGAGACGCGGATCGTGGTGAGCGAGCTGGCCGGGCGCCGCAACGTGCGGATGCGCGCCGAGGCGATGGGGCTGAAGCTGGAGGGGCTCGACCGGCGCGTGCTGACCCGGATCAAGGAGCTCGAATCGCAGGGCTTCCAGTTCGAGGCCGCGGACGGGTCCTTCGAGATGCTCGTGCGCCGGATGGCGCCCGACTACGAGCCGCCGTTCACCCTGCTCGGCTATCACGTGATCGTCGACAAGCAGGGGAATTCGGGCGCCCGCGTCCACGCGATGATCAAGCTCCAGGTGGGCGAGCAGGTGATGCACACGGCGGCAGAGGGGGCCGGCCCGGTAGAGGCGATGGACCACGCCATCCGCAAGGCGCTGCTCCCGCATTACCCGGAGTTGGAGCAGGTGCACCTCGTCGATTACAAGGTGCGCATCATCGACGCCCACCTCGGCGTGGCCGCCCGCCCGCGCGTGGTGATCGAATCAGCCGCCGGCGAAGAGCGCTGGAGCACCGTCGGCTGCTCTCCAAACATCATCGAAGCCAGCTGGCAGGCTCTCTGGGATTCTCTGGAGCTGCCGCTGCTGAGGAATGCAGAGCGGCGGCAGACCGTGGAGGTGGTGGCTGGATGA